The following coding sequences are from one Lolium rigidum isolate FL_2022 chromosome 6, APGP_CSIRO_Lrig_0.1, whole genome shotgun sequence window:
- the LOC124663792 gene encoding cell division cycle protein 48 homolog: MASASSSKKAANRLVVEEATTDDNSICNLNPTTMDELSIYKGDIVLLKGKRRHATVCIVVPDETCEEHKLRLNKVARSNLRVRIADVVSVHLCPDAKYGRRVHVLPVDDTIEGITGNLFEAYLKPYFADAYRPVHKGDLFLVRGGMRSVEFKVIEIDPAVDYCIMAADTEIFCDGEPVKREDEDRLDGIGYDDVGGMRKQMNQIRELVELPLRHPQIFKSLGVKPPKGILLYGPPGSGKTLIARAVANETGAFFLCINGPEIMSKMAGESESNLRKAFEEAEKNAPSIIFIDEIDSIAPKREKTHGEVERRIVSQLLTLMDGMKARAHVIVMGATNRPNSIDPALRRFGRFDREIDIGVPDEIGRLEVLRIHTKNMKLSEDVNLEVVAKDTHGYVGADLAALCTEAALQCIREKMDVIDLEDDTIDAEILNSMAVTNDHLKTALVGTNPSALRETVVEVPNVSWSDVGGLDGVKRELQETVQYPVEHPEKFEKFGMSPSKGVLFYGPPGCGKTLLAKAIANECQANFISIKGPELLTMWFGESEANVREIFDKARQSAPCVLFFDELDSIAMQRGGNVGDAGGAADRVLNQLLTEMDGMNAKKTVFIIGATNRPDIIDSALLRPGRLDQLIYIPLPDEASRHQIFKACLRKSPVAKDVDLGALARFTTGFSGADITEICQRACKYAIREDIEKDIERQRSGMEVDGGQEDEVAEIKAAHFEESMKYARRSVSDGDIRKYQSFAQTLQQSRGFGTEFRFPAQAQAAEASPNAFDTSLADDEDDLYN; this comes from the coding sequence ATGGCGAGCGCGTCGTCGTCGAAGAAGGCGGCGAACcggctggtggtggaggaggcgacCACGGACGATAACTCCATCTGCAACCTAAACCCGACCACTATGGACGAGCTCTCCATCTACAAGGGCGACATCGTGCTGCTCAAGGGCAAGCGTCGCCACGCCACCGTCTGCATCGTCGTCCCCGACGAGACCTGCGAGGAGCACAAGCTCAGGCTCAACAAGGTGGCCCGCTCCAACCTCAGGGTGCGCATCGCCGACGTCGTGTCCGTGCACCTCTGCCCCGACGCCAAGTACGGCAGGCGCGTGCAcgtcctccccgtcgacgacacCATCGAGGGCATCACGGGCAACCTCTTCGAGGCCTACCTCAAGCCCTACTTCGCGGACGCCTACCGCCCGGTGCACAAGGGCGACCTCTTCCTCGTCCGCGGCGGCATGCGGAGCGTCGAGTTCAAGGTCATCGAGATCGACCCTGCCGTCGACTACTGCATCATGGCGGCGGACACGGAGATCTTCTGCGACGGCgagccggtgaagagggaggacgAGGACAGGCTCGACGGCATCGGCTATGACGACGTGGGTGGCATGCGTAAGCAGATGAATCAGATCAGGGAGCTGGTTGAGCTGCCGCTTAGGCATCCGCAGATTTTCAAGTCTCTCGGCGTGAAGCCTCCCAAGGGCATCCTCTTGTACGGCCCTCCCGGCTCCGGCAAGACGCTGATCGCTCGTGCGGTGGCAAACGAGACGGGGGCCTTCTTCTTGTGCATCAATggccccgagatcatgtccaagaTGGCTGGAGAGAGCGAGAGCAACTTGAGGAAGGCGTTTGAGGAGGCCGAGAAGAACGCTCCGTCCATCATCTTCATCGATGAGATCGACTCCATTGCTCCAAAGAGGGAGAAGACACACGGTGAGGTGGAGAGGCGCATCGTGTCCCAGCTGCTGACGCTCATGGACGGGATGAAGGCACGAGCACACGTCATCGTAATGGGCGCCACAAATCGCCCCAACAGCATCGATCCTGCTCTCAGGCGTTTCGGGAGGTTCGACCGTGAGATCGATATTGGCGTGCCAGACGAGATTGGGCGCCTTGAGGTACTGCGCATACACACAAAAAACATGAAGCTCTCTGAAGACGTCAACCTTGAGGTTGTCGCCAAGGACACTCACGGGTATGTTGGTGCCGACTTGGCCGCGCTCTGCACCGAGGCGGCGCTCCAGTGCATCAGGGAGAAGATGGATGTGATTGACCTCGAGGACGACACAATCGACGCCGAGATCCTAAACTCCATGGCTGTCAccaacgaccacctcaaaactgctCTCGTCGGCACGAATCCTTCGGCGCTTCGTGAGACCGTCGTGGAGGTGCCCAACGTCAGCTGGAGCGACGTCGGCGGTCTCGACGGCGTCAAGAGGGAGCTGCAGGAGACCGTCCAGTACCCCGTGGAGCACCCCGAGAAGTTTGAGAAGTTCGGCATGTCGCCTTCCAAGGGCGTCCTGTTCTACGGGCCACCAGGCTGCGGCAAGACGCTGCTGGCCAAGGCGATCGCCAACGAGTGCCAAGCCAACTTCATCAGTATCAAGGGGCCCGAGCTGCTCACCATGTGGTTCGGCGAGAGCGAGGCCAACGTCCGTGAGATCTTCGACAAGGCGAGGCAGTCAGCGCCGTGCGTGCTCTTCTTCGACGAGCTCGACTCGATCGCGATGCAGCGCGGCGGCAACGTGGGAGACGCCGGTGGCGCGGCGGACAGGGTCCTGAACCAGCTGCTGACCGAGATGGATGGCATGAACGCCAAGAAGACGGTGTTCATCATCGGTGCCACCAATAGACCAGACATCATCGACTCAGCGCTGCTCCGTCCCGGCCGCCTCGACCAGCTCATCTACATCCCCTTGCCGGACGAGGCCTCGCGACACCAGATCTTCAAGGCTTGCCTCAGGAAGTCTCCCGTGGCCAAGGACGTCGACCTCGGCGCGCTCGCAAGGTTCACGACAGGTTTCAGTGGCGCCGACATCACCGAGATTTGCCAGAGGGCGTGCAAGTATGCCATCAGGGAAGACATTGAGAAGGACATCGAGAGGCAGAGGTCAGGCATGGAGGTGGACGGCGGGCaggaagatgaagtggctgagatCAAAGCGGCGCACTTCGAAGAGTCGATGAAGTACGCGAGGAGGAGCGTGAGCGACGGTGACATCAGGAAGTACCAGTCCTTTGCTCAAACGCTGCAGCAGTCCAGGGGCTTCGGCACCGAGTTCCGCTTCCCAGCGCAGGCACAAGCGGCAGAAGCTTCTCCCAATGCCTTCGACACCTCGCTGGCAGACGATGAGGATGATCTCTACAACTAA
- the LOC124664383 gene encoding probable 3-hydroxyisobutyrate dehydrogenase-like 1, mitochondrial, producing MLAYISRSIARRSPRLPLASAAAVAAMSSSGTAANDSSLPISPDTTRVAWVGTGVMGQSMAGHLLAAGYALTVYNRTPSKAHGLVASGARLADSPRAAAAAADVIFLMVGFPSDVRSTTLDSSTGALAGLAPGGVLVDMTTSDPTLAAEIAAAAAGNGCAAIDAPVSGGDRGARNACLSIFAGGDAAVVGRLAPLFKLMGNAVYMGGPGAGQRAKLGNQIAIASTMVGLVEGMVFAHKAGLDVARWMEAISTGAAGSKSLELYGKRMLERDMEAGFYVRHFVKDLGICLSECQTMGLALPGLALAQQLYVSLLAHGEGGLGTQALILAVERLNNTSLEKKGE from the coding sequence ATGCTCGCCTACATCTCCCGATCCATCGCACGCCGCAGCCCGCGCCTTCCGCTTGCCTCCGCCGCCGCAGTAGCAGCCATGTCGTCGTCCGGCACCGCCGCGAACGACTCCAGCCTTCCCATCTCTCCGGACACCACCCGCGTCGCCTGGGTGGGGACGGGCGTCATGGGCCAGTCcatggccggccacctcctcgccgccggctACGCGCTCACCGTCTACAACCGCACGCCCTCTAAGGCCCATGGCCTCGTAGCGAGCGGTGCCAGACTCGCGGAcagcccgcgcgccgccgcggccgccgctgaCGTCATCTTCCTCATGGTCGGCTTCCCCTCCGACGTCCGCTCCACTACCCTCGACTCCTCCACCGGCGCCCTCGCCGGCCTCGCCCCAGGCGGCGTCCTCGTCGACATGACCACCTCCGACCCCACCCTCGCCGCCGAGATAGCAGCTGCCGCAGCGGGCAACGGCTGCGCCGCGATCGACGCCCCCGTATCAGGCGGCGACCGCGGGGCCCGCAACGCCTGCCTCTCGATCTTCGCCGGCGGAGACGCGGCCGTCGTCGGCCGCCTGGCGCCACTCTTCAAGCTGATGGGCAACGCCGTGTACATGGGCGGTCCTGGCGCGGGGCAGCGCGCGAAGCTGGGCAACCAGATCGCCATCGCGTCCACCATGGTGGGGCTCGTGGAGGGCATGGTGTTCGCGCACAAGGCCGGGCTGGACGTGGCCCGGTGGATGGAGGCAATCTCCACCGGCGCCGCGGGGTCCAAGTCGCTGGAGCTGTACGGGAAGCGGATGCTGGAGCGCGACATGGAGGCCGGGTTCTACGTCCGGCACTTCGTCAAGGACCTCGGCATCTGCCTGTCGGAATGCCAGACCATGGGGCTGGCGCTGCCGGGACTCGCACTTGCGCAGCAGCTATATGTGTCGCTGCTTGCGCACGGCGAGGGCGGGCTCGGCACGCAGGCGCTCATACTGGCCGTCGAGCGGCTCAACAACACTAGCCTTGAGAAGAAAGGAGAGTGA